One Benincasa hispida cultivar B227 unplaced genomic scaffold, ASM972705v1 Contig650, whole genome shotgun sequence DNA segment encodes these proteins:
- the LOC120069875 gene encoding STOREKEEPER protein-like encodes MEEEKESKEKMPFRWSSTDECTILENFYEFAGKNGNYSKAFYHFVKGKLSGEVSNSQLSTKVYRLRKRFMKNKRNDNNNNNMREKFPDEKVFELSRNIWGDDQENPKSTIGGGGPSSSSSINIIQWKPEEVERFYEKRFKIFLENMKLDVTSIPTHVLEDVRKEWEDVRRARNDYELKNADLLEEISDIRCTQNVS; translated from the exons ATGGAGGAGGAGAAGGAATCTAAAGAAAAAATGCCTTTTCGTTGGAGTTCCACCGACGAATGCACCATCTTGGagaatttttatgaatttgcaG gCAAAAATGGGAATTATTCAAAGGCGTTCTACCATTTTGTGAAGGGGAAATTGAGTGGTGAGGTATCCAATTCTCAATTGTCGACTAAAGTGTATAGGTTGAGGAAAAGATTCATGAAGAATAAAcgtaatgataataataataataatatgagaGAGAAATTTCCAGACGAGAAGGTGTTTGAGTTGTCGAGAAATATTTGGGGAGATGATCAGGAAAACCCTAAAAGTACTATTGGAGGTGGAGgcccatcatcatcatcttcaataaatattattcaatGGAAGCCTGAAGAAGTTGAGCGGTTCTATGAGAAaaggtttaaaatatttcttGAAAACATGAAGCTTGACGTTACTTCCATCCCAACTCATGTTTTGGAAGACGTTAGAAAAGAATGGGAAGATGTGAGAAGAGCTAGAAATGATTATGAGTTGAAGAATGCTGACTTACTTGAAGAAATTTCTGATATTAGATGCACTCAGAATGTGTCCTAA